The following proteins come from a genomic window of Pseudochaenichthys georgianus chromosome 17, fPseGeo1.2, whole genome shotgun sequence:
- the LOC117462983 gene encoding BEN domain-containing protein 6-like produces MRNRLVEGKEPLEQSGPMGKGKRAKKRWPFLEEDDDVEQSEERPSKKSRPESSSSTDIIQKYKDLQKAQEVNTYSYQRTLEERVAALERENYSLRNALSIIEGLPRMISSMQQLTEQHSDRERKPEEEGTSTAHTSTAGPSLQSSTIHLPLEDGGISTDAVCLDIKQAIKDRCNKATAAKYTNDLMHGLYTTAFMAAHSVTGLGASSRGETRPSLPSAELTKIVCEVKSVFKEKTEAEIKGYIRQKLSNSAKILKRKTF; encoded by the exons ATGAGGAACCGGCTGGTTGAAGGTAAAGAACCTTTGGAACAATCCGGGCCGATGGGAAAAGGCAAGAGGGCAAAGAAAAGGTGGCCTTTTCTGGAGGAGGACGACGACGTGGAACAGTCAGAG GAGAGACCAAGCAAAAAATCAAGGCCGGAGTCATCGTCATCCACAGATATTATCCAAAAATATAAGGATCTTCAGAAG GCCCAAGAGGTGAACACATATAGTTACCAGAGGACGTTGGAGGAAAGGGTTGCTGCACTGGAGAGGGAGAATTATTCCCTCAGGAATGCTTTGAGCATCATTGAAG GTCTTCCTAGGATGATTTCCTCAATGCAGCAGCTCACTGAGCAACACTCAGACCGTG AGAGAAAACCAGAAGAGGAAGGAACATCTACGGCTCACACCTCAACTGCTGGACCAAGTTTGCAG TCTTCCACAATACATCTGCCTTTGGAGGATGGTGGGATTTCCACCGATGCTGTCTGTCTG GATATTAAACAAGCCATAAAAGATCGGTGCAACAAGGCCACAGCAGCTAAGTACACCAACGACCTGATGCATGGTCTGTACACAACAGCGTTTATGGCTGCTCACAGCGTGACTGGGCTTGGGGCATCAAGCAGGGGGGAGACACGACCATCCCTTCCTTCTGCTGAACTCACGAAGATTGTTT GTGAAGTTAAATCTGTCTTCAAAGAGAAGACAGAGGCGGAGATCAAGGGCTACATACGCCAGAAACTCTCCAATTCGGCGAAGATCCTCaaaaggaaaacattttaa
- the LOC117461840 gene encoding uncharacterized protein isoform X1 codes for MADHHSGGTSDDRGEDPHHEMSDDEVEMAADDEGTDQQHEMAGGSSEDRGEDPNHEMNSDRGTNTSDESAGEDVMNEDRANSVPSGDDTPEDPMNDAIKTRRACIIKALIVYLNEDPESLIREYLDVETDQSVDEMVLGIFAIKKEGAEPTDSLADVEIVIEGVEVQNDLQNIANALAILFGLTYALDLSYPKNLRCSFEVLQKILMEMEVRHLSTKAQVLKNKLNELFEHYKWNALKRHVGNLGAGVLSKYSEEILSMECY; via the exons ATG GCTGATCACCATTCTGGCGGGACATCagatgacagaggggaggatccACATCATGAAATG AGTGACGATGAAGTAGAGATGGCTGCAGACGACGAAGGAACAGATCAACAACATGAAATG GCTGGAGGGTCATCAGAGGACAGAGGGGAAGATCCAAACCATGAAATG AACTCTGACCGAGGCACAAACACTTCAGATGAAAGTGCAGGTGAAGATGTAATG AATGAAGATAGAGCTAACTCAGTTCCATCTGGTGACGACACTCCCGAAGATCCAATG AATGACGCCATCAAGACAAGGAGAGCCTGCATTATAAAAGCACTAATTGTGTACCTTAATGAAGACCCCGAAAGCCTGATTAGAGAGTACCTC GATGTTGAGACTGACCAGAGTGTAGATGAAATGGTCTTGGGAATTTTCGCCATAAAGAAGGAAGGTGCAGAGCCAACAGATTCCCTCGCAGATGTGGAGATTGTAATTGAAGGTGTGGAAGTGCAGAACGATCTTCAAAACATTGCGAACGCACTGGCAATTTTATTTGGACTCACATATGCATTGGACTTGAGCTATCCAAAAAACCTGAGATGCTCGTTTGAGGTTCTTCAAAAAATCCTGATGGAAATGGAAGTTCGCCACCTGTCAACAAAGGCTCAAGTGCTGAAAAACAAACTGAATGAACTATTTGAACACTACAAGTGGAACGCCTTGAAACGGCACGTTGGAAATCTTGGAGCAGGGGTTTTATCCAAATATTCCGAGGAAATTTTATCTATGGAATGTTACTGA
- the LOC117461840 gene encoding uncharacterized protein isoform X3: protein MAADDEGTDQQHEMAGGSSEDRGEDPNHEMNSDRGTNTSDESAGEDVMNEDRANSVPSGDDTPEDPMNDAIKTRRACIIKALIVYLNEDPESLIREYLDVETDQSVDEMVLGIFAIKKEGAEPTDSLADVEIVIEGVEVQNDLQNIANALAILFGLTYALDLSYPKNLRCSFEVLQKILMEMEVRHLSTKAQVLKNKLNELFEHYKWNALKRHVGNLGAGVLSKYSEEILSMECY from the exons ATGGCTGCAGACGACGAAGGAACAGATCAACAACATGAAATG GCTGGAGGGTCATCAGAGGACAGAGGGGAAGATCCAAACCATGAAATG AACTCTGACCGAGGCACAAACACTTCAGATGAAAGTGCAGGTGAAGATGTAATG AATGAAGATAGAGCTAACTCAGTTCCATCTGGTGACGACACTCCCGAAGATCCAATG AATGACGCCATCAAGACAAGGAGAGCCTGCATTATAAAAGCACTAATTGTGTACCTTAATGAAGACCCCGAAAGCCTGATTAGAGAGTACCTC GATGTTGAGACTGACCAGAGTGTAGATGAAATGGTCTTGGGAATTTTCGCCATAAAGAAGGAAGGTGCAGAGCCAACAGATTCCCTCGCAGATGTGGAGATTGTAATTGAAGGTGTGGAAGTGCAGAACGATCTTCAAAACATTGCGAACGCACTGGCAATTTTATTTGGACTCACATATGCATTGGACTTGAGCTATCCAAAAAACCTGAGATGCTCGTTTGAGGTTCTTCAAAAAATCCTGATGGAAATGGAAGTTCGCCACCTGTCAACAAAGGCTCAAGTGCTGAAAAACAAACTGAATGAACTATTTGAACACTACAAGTGGAACGCCTTGAAACGGCACGTTGGAAATCTTGGAGCAGGGGTTTTATCCAAATATTCCGAGGAAATTTTATCTATGGAATGTTACTGA
- the LOC117461840 gene encoding uncharacterized protein isoform X2 — translation MKWLEGHQRTEGKIQTMKWYNLCRSTLFQKDKLVFGLTTTSAALLLQNSDRGTNTSDESAGEDVMNEDRANSVPSGDDTPEDPMNDAIKTRRACIIKALIVYLNEDPESLIREYLDVETDQSVDEMVLGIFAIKKEGAEPTDSLADVEIVIEGVEVQNDLQNIANALAILFGLTYALDLSYPKNLRCSFEVLQKILMEMEVRHLSTKAQVLKNKLNELFEHYKWNALKRHVGNLGAGVLSKYSEEILSMECY, via the exons ATGAAATG GCTGGAGGGTCATCAGAGGACAGAGGGGAAGATCCAAACCATGAAATGGTATAATTTGTGCAGGTCCACTTTGTTCCAGAAAGACAAACTGGTGTTTGGCTTAACTACGACTTCTGCTGCTCTTCTATTACAGAACTCTGACCGAGGCACAAACACTTCAGATGAAAGTGCAGGTGAAGATGTAATG AATGAAGATAGAGCTAACTCAGTTCCATCTGGTGACGACACTCCCGAAGATCCAATG AATGACGCCATCAAGACAAGGAGAGCCTGCATTATAAAAGCACTAATTGTGTACCTTAATGAAGACCCCGAAAGCCTGATTAGAGAGTACCTC GATGTTGAGACTGACCAGAGTGTAGATGAAATGGTCTTGGGAATTTTCGCCATAAAGAAGGAAGGTGCAGAGCCAACAGATTCCCTCGCAGATGTGGAGATTGTAATTGAAGGTGTGGAAGTGCAGAACGATCTTCAAAACATTGCGAACGCACTGGCAATTTTATTTGGACTCACATATGCATTGGACTTGAGCTATCCAAAAAACCTGAGATGCTCGTTTGAGGTTCTTCAAAAAATCCTGATGGAAATGGAAGTTCGCCACCTGTCAACAAAGGCTCAAGTGCTGAAAAACAAACTGAATGAACTATTTGAACACTACAAGTGGAACGCCTTGAAACGGCACGTTGGAAATCTTGGAGCAGGGGTTTTATCCAAATATTCCGAGGAAATTTTATCTATGGAATGTTACTGA
- the LOC117461839 gene encoding uncharacterized protein, which translates to MCNRMIRKRKGVGVYLAAAVILTCYFAQTIDCYRLKKTERREGRKDADTTNGFQEGTIVFGRAFEKGSGLDSQVTGGTKKSSSNTYEEDEGAYQGDFAGWMSPTQVASPKDSSWMSMSPSLQCGLGRMKFRAVEPGASQFAVEQGNATPMPLSQVPSTCGYNMQRNSHALEMLVPYDGCNMVQEGGSYVLLMRWQGIPVSLWCSKPAAPPAAPPAAKTNSPHSPVPQMPQYPQMPQYPRMPQSPRMPQYPRMPQYPQMPEKPTATTTRHITAKATQMPQYPQMPQYPQMPQNPKMPEKTTATTTRPITAKATQMPEYPQMPEYPQMPEYPQMPRYPQIPRYPAMPECPQMPQNPKMSETTTTRPTTAKVTTIPI; encoded by the exons ATGTGCAACAGGATGATACGCAAAAGAAAAGGCGTTGGTGTTTACCTGGCTGCAGCTGTTATTCTGACGTGTTATTTTGCGCAAACTATAGACTGTTATCGTctgaagaaaacagaaagaCGAGAAGGGAGAAAAGATGCCGATACAACAAATGGGTTCCAAGAGGGGACAATTGTTTTCGGGagagcttttgaaaaaggctcaGGACTTGATTCTCAAGTCACAGGCGGGACCAAGAAGTCATCCTCAAACACTTATGAGGAGGATGAAGGTGCTTATCAAGGAGACTTTGCAG GCTGGATGAGCCCAACACAAGTCGCCAGTCCAAAAGACTCGTCATGGATGAGCATGTCTCCCTCACTGCAGTGTGGTTTGGGCCGGATGAAGTTCAGAGCGGTGGAACCAGGAGCATCACAATTTGCGGTAGAACAAG GAAATGCAACTCCAATGCCTCTGTCCCAGGTCCCGTCTACCTGTGGCTACAACATGCAGAGGAACTCACATGCACTTGAAATGTTGGTTCCCTATGATGGCTGCAACATGGTTCAAGAG GGTGGAAGTTATGTACTCCTGATGCGTTGGCAAGGAATTCCAGTCTCTCTCTGGTGTTCCAAACCTGCCGCACCTCCTGCTGCACCTCCTGCTGCCAAAACGAATTCCCCCCATTCCCCTGTACCTCAGATGCCTCAATACCCTCAGATGCCTCAATACCCTCGGATGCCTCAATCCCCTCGGATGCCTCAATACCCTCGGATGCCTCAATACCCTCAGATGCCCGAGAAACCAACGGCAACAACTACAAGGCATATAACTGCAAAGGCGACTCAGATGCCTCAATACCCTCAGATGCCTCAATACCCTCAGATGCCTCAAAACCCTAAGATGCCCGAGAAAACAACAGCAACGACCACACGGCCTATAACTGCAAAGGCGACTCAGATGCCTGAATACCCTCAGATGCCTGAATACCCTCAGATGCCTGAATACCCTCAGATGCCTCGATACCCTCAGATTCCTCGATACCCTGCGATGCCTGAATGCCCTCAGATGCCTCAAAACCCCAAGATGTCAGAGACAACGACCACACGGCCTACAACTGCAAAGGTGACTACAATTCCTATATAA